CCGCTGCAGCAGCCGAACTGACCAAAGTTAAGACTCCATGGCTGGCAGGTATCTGTAACTGGGATGATAAACTCATAGCCAAAGCAGTAATCTGGCTTTCACTAAAACTTAAAAAACCATTGCTGAAACTCACTGATGAAGACTATATCAATAATGGATTATCAGAACTCATCGCAGAGTACAACTCGACATACACGCTCAATATCAAAATATTTAACAAACTGCAGCACACCATCACAGGCTGGCCCGGCGGCAAGCCACATGCAGATGACAGCAACAGGCCAGAAAGAGCCAATCCTGCGAAAAAAAGAGTCATCATCTTCAGCCCTCATCCGGATGATGATGTGATATCTATGGGAGGTACTTTTATGAGACTTGTAGAGCAAGGACATGAGGTACATGTAGCATATCAGGTTTCAGGAAATATTGCTGTTCACGACATAGATGCGTGGAGATATGCTGAGTTTATGGGTGATTTTGCAAAAGCTATCGGTATTGACAACCCTGAGTTGTATAAAGTTGTACAAAAAATTTCAAAATTTATTGATAAAAAGGACCCAAATGAATCAGATATCAAAGAACTGAGGATACTGAAAGGTATAATAAGAAGAGAAGAAGCCCGAAGTGGTGCCATGTTTTGTGGACTACCTGAAAAAAATATTCATTTTCTCGATATGCCTTTTTATGAAACAGGCGGTGTGAGAAAAAATAAACTGGGTGAGGGTGATTTTGAAATTATTGTTAATCTGCTCAACGAAGTGAAACCTCATCAGGTATATGCAGCGGGAGATCTTGCTGATCCGCATGGTACACACAGAGTCTGCCTTGATGCTATATTTGAAGGCTTTGAACGTACGCGTGACCAAAAATGGTGGAAAGATTGTTATTTATGGTTATACAGAGGCGCATGGCACGAATGGCCCATCGACGAAATCGAAATGGCGGTTCCAATCAGTCCTGCAGAACTGATGCGTAAAAGAAAGGCTATCTTTATGCATCAGTCTCAGAAAGATCATCCTGTGTTTCCGGGAGAAGATACCCGTGAATTCTGGCAAAGAGCAGAAGACAGAAACAAAGAAACAGCTCATCTGTACAACGTATTGGGACTTGCAGAATATGAGGCAATGGAAGCATTTGTACGATGGAAGTTTTGATATGTCTTAATTACGATTTTTTAATCATTATTCATTTATGAAGTCATCTTATAGTTTTATAATCTTATTATTATCTGTTTTTTCATTCATCAATGGAAAAATGTATAGTCAAACAAACAATTTACCAGGAGTAATACCTGCACCCAACTCTGTCATCAATATTGGTAAAAATTCCGGTTTGAAGGAAATTAAACTTTACATCCCTGAAGAAGCCAAAAGCGCTTACTTTGACCACTTGTTTAAAGACTTGAAAATGGTCAGCTGGCAAAATGAAAAAAATGCCAATACCACATGCTCCATTGATAAAAGAATGACCGCAGAAGGGTACAAATTATTTATAGAAAAAGATAAAATTTCCATCAAGGCAGGTAGTAAGGTCGGATTGCAATATGCTTTGGTAAGTCTGGCACAAATGCTTACCCATAAGGGTTTGCCACTACCCCAGACAAATATCGAAGACAAACCTGCATTCGAGTATCGTGGCCTTCATCTGGATGTTGGAAGACATTTTTATAAAGCTGATGATATAAAAAAGTTTATAGACTACATGGCTTATTACAAGTACAACCAATTTCACTGGCACCTTACCGAAGATCAGGGTTGGCGTATTGAAATCAAAAAATATCCAAAGCTTCAGGAGATCGGAGCTTTCAGAAAGGAAACTGTAATAGGTCAAAACACAGGCCAATATGATGGGAAAAGATATGGCGGATATTATACTCAGGAAGAAGTAAAGGATATCGTAAGATATGCCATGGATAGAAATATCAACGTAATACCTGAAATCGAAATGCCGGGTCATTCATTGGCAGCATTGGCATCATATCCTGAATTGGGTTGTGAAAATAAGAAGTATGAGGTAGCAACCAAATGGGGTGTCTTCGATGATGTGTATTGTCCTACTGAAAATACTTTTCAATTCCTTCAGGATGTCCTCGATGAGGTGATGGTATTATTTCCATCAAAATATATCCATATCGGTGGCGACGAATGTCCGAAAGAAGCATGGAAAAAGAGTGCTTTTTGTCAGGAACTTATCAAAAAAGAAAACCTTAAGGACGAACACGAACTGCAAAGTTACTTTATACAGCGCATGGAGAAATACATCAACTCCAAAGGCCGTCAGATCATAGGATGGGATGAAATTCTGGAAGGAGGATTAGCTCCCAATGCTACGGTAATGTCGTGGAGAGGTACTGAAGGCGGAATCGAAGCAGCCAGACAAAATCATGATGTGGTCATGACTCCGGGTAGCCATTGTTATTTTGATCATTACCAATCTTTATCTTCTGATGAGCCTTTAGCTATAGGAGGTTATACCAATGTCGAAAAGGTCTACCACTGGCAACCTGTACCCAAAGAACTGGAAGCAGAAAAAAGAAAGTATATTTTGGGTGGACAGGCCAATGTATGGACGGAATACATCAAAGATTTTCCACATGTTGAGTACATGACCTATGCACGGGGTCTCGCCATGTCTGAAGCCCTTTGGTCAAAAGAAAGAAATTATAAAGCATTTCTATCAAAATACGAAATCCACAATGACTATTGG
The sequence above is drawn from the Saprospiraceae bacterium genome and encodes:
- a CDS encoding beta-N-acetylhexosaminidase, with protein sequence MKSSYSFIILLLSVFSFINGKMYSQTNNLPGVIPAPNSVINIGKNSGLKEIKLYIPEEAKSAYFDHLFKDLKMVSWQNEKNANTTCSIDKRMTAEGYKLFIEKDKISIKAGSKVGLQYALVSLAQMLTHKGLPLPQTNIEDKPAFEYRGLHLDVGRHFYKADDIKKFIDYMAYYKYNQFHWHLTEDQGWRIEIKKYPKLQEIGAFRKETVIGQNTGQYDGKRYGGYYTQEEVKDIVRYAMDRNINVIPEIEMPGHSLAALASYPELGCENKKYEVATKWGVFDDVYCPTENTFQFLQDVLDEVMVLFPSKYIHIGGDECPKEAWKKSAFCQELIKKENLKDEHELQSYFIQRMEKYINSKGRQIIGWDEILEGGLAPNATVMSWRGTEGGIEAARQNHDVVMTPGSHCYFDHYQSLSSDEPLAIGGYTNVEKVYHWQPVPKELEAEKRKYILGGQANVWTEYIKDFPHVEYMTYARGLAMSEALWSKERNYKAFLSKYEIHNDYWKSKGANIANHLYELTPKVWKNKNGNINVSFLLPRGANILYSIDGQSEKPFKASQIFELKTSGNHSFTAAKGDKKGNPLNFDLDFHKATKAAITIDPAPSPKYNSGGNACIINGIKGSNNKFKDDEWLGFDKTDATIALDFKMTTDINTINCRFYRSEGSWIFLPSALIAEASDDGKTYKKVGEITQFNSKENISEVEIKTNGISSRYIRLTVKNFGPLPADHPGAGKKGWLFIDEITVK
- the nagB gene encoding glucosamine-6-phosphate deaminase; translation: MNHTTSTITEFATGLKYQLKTFEKIPIKLWDSPDEGAVQIARYIALCIRQKQQENENIVLGLATGSSPIKIYNELVRLHREEGLSFYNVITFNLDEYYPMKPDANQSYVKFMNEYLFNHIDINPSNIHIPNGDLPIEYVENFCAEYEKKIESLGGLDIQILGIGRTGHIGFNEPGSWLSSKTRLVKLDHLTRVDAVKDFGKEENVPYRAITMGISTILKAKQIFIMAWGSHKAHIVQQAIEGDITEMIPATYLQNHNNVKFYLDAAAAAELTKVKTPWLAGICNWDDKLIAKAVIWLSLKLKKPLLKLTDEDYINNGLSELIAEYNSTYTLNIKIFNKLQHTITGWPGGKPHADDSNRPERANPAKKRVIIFSPHPDDDVISMGGTFMRLVEQGHEVHVAYQVSGNIAVHDIDAWRYAEFMGDFAKAIGIDNPELYKVVQKISKFIDKKDPNESDIKELRILKGIIRREEARSGAMFCGLPEKNIHFLDMPFYETGGVRKNKLGEGDFEIIVNLLNEVKPHQVYAAGDLADPHGTHRVCLDAIFEGFERTRDQKWWKDCYLWLYRGAWHEWPIDEIEMAVPISPAELMRKRKAIFMHQSQKDHPVFPGEDTREFWQRAEDRNKETAHLYNVLGLAEYEAMEAFVRWKF